A section of the Diabrotica virgifera virgifera chromosome 8, PGI_DIABVI_V3a genome encodes:
- the LOC126889409 gene encoding uncharacterized protein LOC126889409, translating to MEDLKKKRTPLKAKITRIENWLSQKASTEKDALQFQFRQTELKTCFLKYEEIMDQIDEIDEAGTEAEDRVTTEQKYFSILAGLQRKMDELLLGPPPLRSNSTQPTVATAKVRLPEITMQTFCGSFSEFNSFYQLFETLIVNNEELNNVQRFIYLKSFLRNEPLQLIDNIEVIDENFDIAVKTLKDRYENKSRVISLHIQKLLKAPSLVKSNSKALREFLTLAQQTLLALKNMSVPIEHWDLLLIEIFLQKLDFATHRAFEYDIGTKTLPTLSQFFKFLEKKCDIQEKLNVSDHDKKVNNRSQSKTSFFSSVDQPSHSFSDNNCTFCRSNAHKVYQCNDFKCLSLQEKFNFVKGKKLCFNCLGSKHFSQDCGSTRSCTLCGGHHHSSLHGTSENVSSSRNINRQALSRERNAQTPQNSQGASRVVAPISTQHSFNNRSQNEASTSSSRPPVDMQNFPDSQAATSLSALSVKTDVLLATALLQISTISENTSLSNEMLNLEFFPYNVKDRSFKTSFAVLDSITCRLPRATIDRSKIKVPQDLTLADPSYSVPGKIDLLLAGDIYSELLTDGFIPLGKNLPILQNTHLGYVIFGTINPQVFHRNSHLAISQSNVSLFVQSEPEEHKLDKLLQQFFEIEEVPLVSKLTPDEELAEQIFSKTTLVLPSGRFQVLQVENIRVEKIMIMKPSPLTISSNQIISLNSSLYNIGN from the exons ATGGAAGACCTCAAGAAAAAAAGGACGCCTTTAAAGGCTAAAATTACAAGAATTGAAAACTGGCTCTCACAAAAGGCTAGTACGGAAAAGGATGCGCTACAATTTCAATTTCGGCAAACAgaattaaaaacctgttttttaaaatatgaagaaataatGGATCAGATAGACGAGATTGATGAAGCCGGTACTGAAGCAGAAGACAGGGTAAcaactgagcaaaaatatttctcTATTCTCGCGGGCCTACAGCGTAAGATGGACGAGTTATTGTTGGGCCCCCCTCCTCTCAGATCAAATAGCACTCAGCCAACTGTGGCCACTGCTAAGGTTAGGCTTCCGGAGATCACCATGCAAACGTTCTGCGGGTCATTCTCTGAGTTCAACTCGTTCTACCAGCTCTTCGAGACGCTAATAGTGAACAATGAAGAACTCAATAATGTGCAACGATTTATTTACCTTAAATCGTTCCTGCGAAATGAACCCCTCCAGTTGATCGACAACATCGAAGTTATCGACGAAAATTTCGATATAGCTGTAAAAACTCTCAAAGATCGTTACGAAAACAAATCGCGAGTGATTAGCTTACACATTCAAAAATTGTTAAAGGCTCCATCTCTAGTTAAAAGTAATTCAAAGGCATTACGCGAATTTTTAACTCTAGCTCAGCAGACGCTGCTCGCTTTGAAAAATATGTCCGTACCAATTGAGCATTGGGATTTActattaattgaaatatttttacaaaaattagatTTTGCTACACATAGGGCCTTTGAATATGATATTGGGACAAAGACCTTACCTACCCTTTCacagttttttaaatttctcgAGAAAAAGTGTGATATTCAGGAAAAATTAAATGTTTCAGATCATGATAAAAAGGTTAATAACAGGTCTCAATCAAAAACATCTTTCTTCTCATCAGTTGACCAACCATCACACTCTTTCTCTGATAATAATTGTACTTTTTGTAGAAGTAATGCTCATAAGGTTTATCAGTGTAATGATTTTAAATGCCTCTCTTTAcaggaaaaatttaattttgtaaaaggtaagaaACTGTGTTTTAATTGTTTGGGTAGTAAACATTTCTCTCAAGATTGCGGCTCTACTCGATCATGTACTTTATGTGGGGGTCATCATCACTCATCCCTCCATGGAACCTCTGAAAATGTCTCTTCCTCTAGGAACATCAATAGGCAAGCTCTCTCTCGTGAGCGCAATGCTCAAACTCCTCAAAATTCTCAAGGTGCCTCTCGTGTTGTCGCTCCCATATCTACTCAGCATTCTTTTAATAATCGCAGCCAAAATGAAGCTTCTACTAGCTCATCCAGACCTCCTGTAGATATGCAAAATTTTCCAGATTCTCAGGCAGCCACATCTCTCTCCGCTTTATCAGTTAAAACTGATGTATTGTTGGCTACCGCTTTA CTACAGATATCAACCATATCCGAAAACACCTCACTCTCAAACGAAATGTTAAACTTAGAATTTTTCCCCTATAATGTAAAGGACAGAAGTTTTAAAACTTCTTTCGCTGTACTTGATAGTATAACTTGTAGGCTTCCTAGAGCTACTATAGATAGAAGTAAAATAAAAGTCCCACAGGATCTCACTCTCGCAGATCCCTCGTATTCTGTTCCGGGTAAAATTGATTTGCTTCTAGCTGGTGATATCTATAGTGAATTATTGACGGATGGATTTATACCGTTAGGAAAAAATCTTCCCATTCTTCAGAATACTCACTTAGGCTATGTTATTTTTGGTACAATTAATCCTCAGGTTTTTCACCGTAATTCACATTTGGCTATCTCTCAGTCAAATGTTTCTCTCTTTGTTCAATCCGAACCCGAAGAACATAAGTTGGATAAGTTGCTTCAACAATTTTTCGAAATTGAAGAAGTTCCCCTCGTTAGTAAATTAACTCCCGATGAAGAATTAGCGGAACAAATATTTAGCAAAACTACTCTTGTGTTACCTTCAGGTCGCTTTCAA gtatTGCAAGTCGAAAATATAAGAGTTGAAaaaatcatgattatgaagccttctccattgaccatcTCTTCTAATCAGATTATCAGTCTCAACTCTAGCTTGTACAACATTGGGAATTAA
- the LOC126890429 gene encoding uncharacterized protein LOC126890429, whose translation MATPSKKKTSPEQLNHMAEFVTQNKILVHGKTKPSEASNKTMEKLWDELTLTLNSMGCGPSKTKMQWKKTFIDWKSHTKKKARDAIRCQNRTGGGDEVAKKLTPAEEKLMAAISYISVTGTEVIELGLNDEVVAEDVNPPDIDMDVSFTVGDDDFLEPTAEGSSLSRVIKIQNVEPSSKKKTIKDKSSNLQKAAESFMTGQKETAEMINKLLDTAAKAEGDHQWREREQRLKEFELNIRLLEAQNEAKKLELMEREIRMKERELGIEDTEIQNGSYNNFTMHRIF comes from the exons ATGGCCACtccaagtaaaaaaaaaacatctcCCGAGCAGTTAAACCATATGGCGGAGTTTGTTACGCAAAACAAGATTTTAGTTCATGGAAAAACAAAACCCTCAGAGGCTTCCAACAAAACGATGGAGAAGTTATGGGACGAACTGACCTTAACTTTGAACTCTATGGGTTGTGGTCCCAGTAAAACGAAAATGCAGTGGAAAAAG acaTTTATTGACTGGAAAAGTCATACCAAAAAAAAGGCCAGAGATGCCATCCGCTGCCAAAACAGAACAGGTGGGGGCGATGAAGTGGCAAAAAAATTGACACCTGCTGAGGAGAAGTTAATGGCAGCCATATCCTACATATCTGTTACAGGAACGGAGGTCATTGAATTGGGGCTAAATGATGAGGTAGTGGCAGAGGACGTTAACCCACCAGATATAGATATGGATGTGTCATTTACAGTTGGTGACGATGATTTCTTGGAACCAACTGCTGAAGGTTCCAGCCTTTCAAGGGTTATTAAAATACAGAATGTGGAGCCTTCATCTAAAAAGAAAACCATTAAAG atAAGTCATCTAACTTACAAAAGGCAGCTGAATCATTTATGACTGGCCAAAAGGAGACTGCTGAAATGATAAATAAATTATTGGATACAGCAGCTAAGGCTGAGGGTGATCACCAGTGGAGAGAAAGGGAACAGCGGCTAAAAGAATTCGAATTGAATATACGCTTACTAGAGGCACAAAACGAAGCCAAAAAATTGGAGTTGATGGAGAGAGAGATTAGAATGAAGGAACGAGAGTTAGGTATTGAAGATACAGAAATACAGAATGGTtcttacaataattttacaatgcatagaattttttag